From a region of the Pseudomonas fulva 12-X genome:
- a CDS encoding peroxiredoxin, translated as MSIRLGDIAPDFEQDSSEGRIRFHEWLGNQWGILFSHPADFTPVCTTELGFTAKLKDEFAKRNVKAIALSVDPVDSHIKWIGDINETQNTAVNFPILADADRKVSELYDLIHPNANDTLTVRSLFVIDPNKKVRLTITYPASTGRNFHEILRVIDSLQLTDSHKVATPANWQDGDEVVIVPSLKDEDEIKQRFPKGYRAVKPYLRLTPQPNK; from the coding sequence ATGAGCATCCGCCTGGGCGACATCGCCCCCGACTTCGAGCAGGATTCCAGTGAAGGCCGCATTCGGTTCCACGAGTGGCTGGGCAATCAGTGGGGCATCCTGTTCTCCCACCCGGCCGACTTCACCCCGGTGTGCACCACCGAGCTGGGCTTCACCGCCAAGCTGAAGGACGAGTTCGCCAAGCGCAACGTCAAGGCCATCGCCCTGTCCGTCGATCCGGTCGATTCGCACATCAAGTGGATCGGCGACATCAACGAAACCCAGAACACCGCCGTCAACTTCCCGATCCTCGCTGATGCCGACCGCAAGGTGTCCGAGCTCTACGACCTGATTCACCCGAACGCCAACGACACCCTCACGGTGCGTTCACTGTTCGTCATCGACCCGAACAAGAAGGTGCGCCTGACCATCACCTACCCGGCGAGCACCGGGCGCAACTTCCATGAAATCCTGCGGGTGATCGATTCGCTGCAGCTCACCGACAGCCACAAGGTGGCCACGCCCGCCAACTGGCAGGACGGTGACGAGGTGGTGATCGTGCCGTCGCTCAAGGACGAGGACGAGATCAAACAGCGCTTCCCCAAAGGCTATCGCGCCGTTAAGCCCTACCTGCGCCTCACCCCGCAACCCAACAAGTAA
- a CDS encoding sugar O-acetyltransferase: MALSEKHKMLTGELYLASDPELQADSAATMAWLARYNAKLGLSQAERNQVLGERLAAVGKGVVVRSPFHCDYGFNISLGDGVFINFNCVILDVVAVSIGDKTQIGPGVQILTADHPRDPGERESGLEFGRPVSIGRNVWIGAGALILPGVTIGDDALIGAGSVVTRDVPAGAKVAGNPARVLDWTDEQRARRQ; the protein is encoded by the coding sequence ATGGCGCTCAGTGAAAAACACAAGATGCTCACCGGCGAACTCTACCTGGCCAGCGACCCGGAGCTACAGGCTGACAGCGCCGCCACCATGGCCTGGCTGGCGCGCTACAACGCCAAGCTCGGCTTGTCCCAGGCCGAGCGCAATCAGGTGCTGGGCGAGCGCCTGGCGGCGGTCGGTAAGGGCGTGGTGGTGCGCTCGCCGTTTCACTGCGATTACGGCTTCAACATCAGCCTGGGTGATGGCGTGTTCATCAACTTCAACTGCGTGATTCTCGACGTGGTGGCGGTGAGTATCGGCGACAAGACGCAGATCGGCCCGGGCGTGCAGATCCTCACCGCCGACCATCCACGCGACCCTGGTGAACGTGAGTCCGGTCTGGAATTCGGGCGGCCGGTGAGCATCGGTCGCAACGTGTGGATTGGCGCCGGGGCGCTGATACTGCCGGGTGTGACGATTGGCGACGATGCGCTGATCGGCGCCGGCAGCGTGGTGACCCGCGATGTTCCGGCTGGCGCCAAGGTGGCGGGCAATCCAGCGCGGGTGCTGGATTGGACGGATGAACAACGAGCTCGCCGGCAATAA
- a CDS encoding DNA polymerase II, producing MDLQQGFVLTRHWRDTPAGSQVEFWLSTDAGPRLVRLPPQTSVAFIPAEQRARAEALIAGDQQFELRPLQLRDFRQRPVLGLYCPQQRPLIQLEQALRQGGVDVYEADIRPPERYLMERFITAPVLFGGTPAAGGVLVDAQLKPAPDYRPQLKLVSLDIETTERGELYSIALEGCGQRQVYMLGPPNGDAEVDFDLDYLDSRAALLEALNAWLERHDPDAIIGWNVVQFDLRVLHEHAQRLQVPLRLGRGGELLSWREHGSKQHFFASAPGRLIIDGIEALRSATWSFQSFSLENVAQQLLGEGKAIDNPYQRMDEINRMFAEDKPALARYNLKDCELVTRIFAKTELLTFLLERATVTGLPVDRSGGSVAAFSHLYMPLMHRQGFVAPNQGERPPEASPGGFVMDSRPGLYDSVLVLDYKSLYPSLIRTFLIDPVGLVEGLRQPDDEHSIPGFRGARFSRTRHCLPAIVERVWQGREAAKRAGNAPLSQALKIIMNAFYGVLGSSGCRFFDTRLASSITLRGHEVMRRTRELIEAEGHTVIYGDTDSTFVWLRRAHSEADAERIGRGLVQGVNAWWREHLAAEFGLQSALELQFETHFSRFLMPTIRGMEEGSKKRYAGLIRRADGREDMVFKGLETVRSDWSPLAQQFQQELYLRIFKGQPYQDYVRDYVQRTLAGEFEERLVYRKRLRRRLDDYQRNVPPHVRAARLADAHNDEQGRPRQYQSGGWISYVISVAGPEPMELRRAPIDYGHYLSKQLQPVADAILPFVDDDFTALIGGQLELF from the coding sequence GTGGATCTACAGCAGGGCTTCGTCCTGACCCGGCATTGGCGCGATACGCCGGCCGGCAGCCAGGTGGAATTCTGGCTGTCGACCGACGCCGGCCCGCGCCTGGTGCGCCTGCCGCCGCAAACCTCGGTGGCCTTCATACCTGCCGAGCAGCGTGCCCGCGCCGAGGCCTTGATCGCTGGCGACCAGCAGTTCGAGCTGCGCCCGCTGCAATTGCGCGACTTCCGCCAGCGGCCCGTGCTCGGCCTCTACTGCCCGCAGCAGCGCCCGCTCATCCAACTGGAACAGGCCCTGCGCCAGGGCGGGGTGGATGTCTACGAAGCCGATATCCGTCCGCCCGAGCGTTACCTGATGGAGCGCTTCATCACCGCCCCGGTGCTGTTCGGCGGCACGCCGGCGGCAGGCGGCGTGCTGGTCGACGCCCAGCTCAAGCCGGCGCCGGACTATCGCCCGCAGCTCAAGCTGGTGTCCCTGGATATCGAGACCACCGAGCGCGGCGAGCTGTATTCCATCGCCCTGGAGGGCTGTGGCCAGCGCCAGGTGTATATGCTCGGCCCGCCGAATGGTGATGCCGAGGTCGACTTCGATCTCGACTATCTGGACAGCCGCGCCGCGCTGCTGGAGGCGCTCAACGCCTGGCTGGAGCGCCATGACCCCGACGCCATCATCGGCTGGAACGTTGTGCAGTTCGACCTGCGCGTGCTGCACGAACATGCTCAGCGCCTGCAGGTGCCGCTGCGCCTCGGCCGTGGCGGGGAGCTGCTGAGCTGGCGCGAGCACGGCTCCAAGCAGCATTTCTTCGCCAGCGCGCCGGGGCGGCTGATCATCGATGGTATCGAGGCGCTGCGTTCGGCGACCTGGAGTTTCCAGTCCTTCAGCCTGGAGAACGTCGCCCAGCAGCTGCTCGGCGAGGGCAAGGCGATCGACAATCCCTACCAGCGCATGGACGAGATCAACCGCATGTTCGCCGAGGACAAGCCGGCCCTGGCCCGCTACAACCTCAAGGACTGCGAGCTGGTCACGCGCATCTTCGCCAAGACCGAGCTGCTCACCTTCCTGCTCGAACGGGCCACGGTCACCGGGCTGCCGGTGGATCGCAGCGGCGGCTCGGTGGCGGCGTTCAGCCACCTGTACATGCCGCTGATGCATCGCCAGGGGTTCGTGGCGCCCAATCAGGGCGAGCGTCCGCCCGAGGCCAGCCCCGGCGGTTTCGTGATGGATTCGCGGCCAGGGCTGTACGACTCGGTGCTGGTGCTCGATTACAAGAGCCTGTATCCGTCGCTGATCCGCACCTTTCTGATCGACCCGGTGGGGCTGGTCGAGGGCCTGCGCCAGCCCGACGATGAACATTCGATTCCGGGTTTTCGTGGCGCGCGCTTCTCACGCACCCGGCATTGCCTGCCGGCCATCGTCGAGCGCGTGTGGCAGGGCCGCGAGGCGGCCAAGCGCGCCGGCAACGCGCCGCTGTCCCAGGCGCTGAAGATCATCATGAACGCCTTCTACGGCGTGCTCGGCTCCAGCGGCTGCCGCTTCTTCGATACCCGCCTGGCGTCGTCCATCACCCTGCGCGGTCACGAAGTGATGCGCCGTACCCGCGAGCTGATCGAAGCCGAAGGGCACACGGTGATCTACGGCGACACCGATTCCACCTTCGTCTGGCTGCGCCGCGCCCACAGCGAGGCGGATGCCGAGCGCATCGGTCGCGGCCTGGTGCAGGGCGTCAACGCCTGGTGGCGCGAGCACCTGGCGGCCGAGTTCGGTTTGCAGAGCGCTCTGGAGTTGCAGTTCGAAACCCACTTCAGCCGCTTTCTGATGCCCACCATCCGCGGCATGGAGGAGGGCAGCAAGAAGCGCTATGCCGGGTTGATCCGCCGCGCCGATGGCCGCGAGGACATGGTCTTCAAGGGCCTGGAAACCGTGCGCAGTGATTGGTCGCCGCTGGCCCAACAGTTCCAGCAGGAGCTGTATCTGCGCATCTTCAAGGGCCAGCCCTACCAGGACTACGTGCGCGACTACGTGCAGCGCACCCTGGCTGGCGAGTTCGAGGAACGTCTGGTGTACCGTAAACGCCTGCGCCGACGCCTCGACGACTACCAGCGCAACGTGCCGCCCCATGTGCGCGCTGCGCGCCTGGCTGACGCCCACAACGACGAGCAGGGCCGCCCTCGCCAGTACCAGAGCGGCGGCTGGATCAGCTACGTGATCAGCGTCGCCGGCCCGGAACCCATGGAGCTGCGACGAGCGCCCATCGACTACGGCCATTACCTGAGCAAACAGCTGCAGCCGGTGGCCGACGCCATCCTGCCGTTCGTGGACGATGACTTCACGGCGTTGATTGGCGGGCAGCTGGAGCTGTTCTGA
- a CDS encoding class I SAM-dependent methyltransferase, which translates to MPLDHQQLQQITRRTLAHYQASAEDFREGTRDHDVSQNIAALLRHVHGSAPLSILDFGCGPGRDLRAFKALGHQPVGLDGCPQFVAMARADSGCEVWLQDFLALDLPAERFDGIFANAVLFHIPSQELPRVLGELRASLKPGGVLFSSNPRGENQEGWSGERYGSWHDLDSWRRLLDAAGFEELEHYYRPTGLPREQQPWLASVWRKQ; encoded by the coding sequence ATGCCCCTCGACCATCAACAGCTGCAACAGATCACCCGCCGCACCCTGGCTCATTACCAGGCCAGCGCCGAAGACTTCCGCGAAGGCACCCGCGACCACGACGTCAGCCAGAACATCGCGGCGCTGCTACGCCATGTGCACGGCAGCGCGCCGCTGAGTATTCTGGATTTCGGCTGCGGGCCGGGTCGAGACCTGCGCGCCTTCAAGGCCCTGGGCCACCAGCCTGTCGGCCTCGACGGCTGCCCGCAGTTCGTCGCCATGGCCCGCGCCGACAGTGGCTGCGAAGTCTGGCTGCAGGACTTTCTCGCCCTGGATCTGCCGGCCGAACGCTTCGACGGCATCTTCGCCAATGCCGTGCTGTTCCATATTCCAAGCCAGGAACTGCCGCGCGTACTAGGCGAATTACGTGCCAGCCTGAAGCCCGGCGGCGTGCTGTTCAGCTCCAACCCGCGCGGCGAGAACCAGGAGGGCTGGAGCGGCGAACGCTACGGCTCCTGGCACGACCTGGACAGTTGGCGCCGCCTGCTCGACGCTGCCGGTTTCGAAGAGCTGGAACACTACTACCGTCCCACTGGTTTACCGCGGGAACAGCAGCCTTGGCTGGCGAGTGTTTGGCGCAAGCAGTAG